Proteins from one Catenulispora sp. GP43 genomic window:
- a CDS encoding MarR family winged helix-turn-helix transcriptional regulator — protein sequence MNASPTQPDTEVAARLRVALGRLNRQLLQRQSEASFAQLSALFVIEKWGPIRIGDLAQKEKVAAPSMTRTLSGLVAAGWVQREPDPDDGRSFMVTLTPGGAALIGKVRKQRTAALVQGMERLTGAQLEALQAAVPVLEQLADEVEPKARPAS from the coding sequence ATGAACGCATCGCCGACCCAGCCCGACACCGAGGTCGCCGCCCGCCTGCGGGTGGCTTTGGGCCGTCTGAACCGGCAGCTGCTGCAGCGGCAGTCGGAGGCGAGTTTCGCCCAGCTCTCCGCGCTGTTCGTGATCGAGAAGTGGGGCCCGATCCGGATCGGGGACCTGGCGCAGAAGGAGAAGGTCGCCGCGCCGTCGATGACGCGCACGCTCAGCGGCCTGGTCGCGGCCGGCTGGGTGCAGCGCGAGCCGGACCCGGACGACGGCCGCTCCTTCATGGTCACGCTGACGCCCGGCGGCGCGGCGCTGATCGGCAAGGTCCGCAAGCAGCGGACCGCGGCGCTGGTGCAGGGCATGGAGCGGCTGACCGGGGCGCAGTTGGAGGCGCTGCAGGCGGCGGTGCCGGTGCTGGAGCAGCTGGCCGACGAGGTCGAGCCGAAGGCGCGGCCGGCCTCCTGA